The DNA segment CAACTATAAACTTTTTAGTTTATAATTGCCGGTCCCAAGCCCGGGTAGaggagggtttttttttttttttttttactaaatttGTTAAAAATGATAATTTAGAAAGGGCCTCCACTAGGTGGTTCGCTTAGGGTCTCAAAAAACGTAGGAACGGCCCTgccaccactaccaccatcaccatcaccaccaccacaaccatcaccaCTACTGCCTCAGCACCGCTTCACCATCATCCGGCGCCACTGTGGGAACTGCTTGAGAATCAGATCCACCGTCGGCCAGATCCTCGCCGACAGAACCAAACCAGATCCTCCCTCTCTCTCTGCACTACCGATACCCGACCAGATCCTCCCTGACAGAACTAGATCCACCGCTGGTCACTGTGGGAACTCCCCGAGAATCGTGGGCGTTACATGTTTCCTGTCGTCGAAGAATGAAGAACCAGATCCTTCACAACCGTCGTTGCATATTTAACACGTCTCTGTCTCTAAACCCCAATCACCACCGTAACAGATCTGAACCCTTGCCCTTGCTTGATGCCGAGTTGTTTTCTTGTAGGTTTTATTATTTCAATTATCGCTTTATTGCTTTGTTCTAAACCTGATATGTAAGCTATGAGATTATTCTTGTTTGTTATATACTTGCATCCGTTTGTTATTGTGATTTATTAACTGCTTTTAAGATATGTGCATAAAAAGTTCAGTCAACAATTAAAACCATACTACAGCCACCTGCATTATTGCTTTTGAGATATGTGTGTTATTGCTTTTGCGACCGAAAATTATTATCCTGTTGGTTTAATCGGGTCAGAGATAGTAATATCGGTCAGGATCGATAAACGGGTCGGCATCAACTCGGGTCGATCGGATCCGGATGTGCATGTTTGTGGTTGTAGATGTTGCAGGTggaaagagagagagaggtgtgtcGGGGTGGGGTATGGCAggattatttatatattaatgaaatgactaaaatgcccttgacaGAGTAACacatatggatggagttaagacAGTTGGACCAAAATAataacgatgaaacctttttggatccaaaTGTTAAAAATCGctcaaaccacagagactaaaatgaGATTTAACTCTTATATCCTGACCCCTTGCGATCTAATCAATGATGATATATGCATCTGATTCAATTAAGGGTTTGATCAGATTTAAAACCACTATTTGACTTTCTTAGAAAAGTCAACATGTGGTAATGAACATCAAACCCGATCGGCGTCAGTTTTGTCGATTTCAAACATTTTACCTACTAAATAATAACAAAATTTCAAGCATCATACGAATTTAAATCAACAAAACCACAACCgtaatttaaatataaaaaaaaactaacctcaAAATAATCAAAGGTTGCCTTCGGTTTGTGAGTCTCAACGGTATGTTGAGGTTAAAATGTTAAATAGGGTGATGAATTTTAATCCAACCATCATTCCTCTTCCCTTTCTTACCAATGcttattaaaaaaataagaaaatattaCGTGTAATCtatgtattatatattataaaataGAGGTTATAAAGTGATGTtaaccatccatttagttaatcaagagctaagattaaatcagagaaattgaaaggaagaaaggaggcgcgtgagtttgtttaggggcattctagtcaatccaagccaatagtttctctctcctccaattccccccccccatttttaATTGTTAATAattctttcatacgacattatttttttataaaaattgcacaaaaaacgagcgtttttttatctttaaaacgaatatactattgctatattttcaaaaaaaaaaaatttaaaacccagttgcataaaacgcaatagaaaaacccccagttacgtaaaacgcaatgaaacaaaaaacctaaaaattgacatttttctaaaacgcaatgcaccaaaaacacaaagaaattacTTAATTGTAAAACGCAACAGCcagaaaacacaaataaatgtcttatttctaaaacgcaatagcctaaaaactcaaaagaaaaagtactttctaaaacgcaatggactgaaaacacataaaaaaatattttacctaaaacgcaatgcacaaaaaacacaaagaaatgtcttatttgtaaaacgcaatggccagaaaacaattaaaatgtctgttttctaaaactcaatgtactgaaaacacataaaaaatgttttacctaaaacgcaatgtaccaaaaacacaaagaaatgtcttatttgtaaaacgcaatggccataaaacacttaaaatgtctgttttctaaaacgcaatggattgaaaacacataaaaaagtgttttacctaaaacgcaatgcaccaaaaacacaaagaaatgtcttatttgtaaaacgcaatgactagaaaacacttaaaaatgactcattatcaaacgcaattgcctaaaaaacaaaagaaagtgttctttgtaaaacgcaatggactgaaacaCCTAAAAAAgttgttttacctaaaacgcaatacaccaaaaacacttcaagaatgtgtttttttaaaacgcaatggccagaaaacacataaaaatgttttaGTTCTAAAACCCAATTGCCTAAAACAAcaaagaaagtgttctttctaaaacgcattgaaccatgAGAATAGTTTTGTCTGTGCTGTGAACTGTATGGACCAATGACAATAGTTTTGTCTAAACGCAATtacagaaaattaatttttctaatGCATTTtttcaaccccagccaggggctctgccccttggatcccgccaggggctgccgcccctgggtccccgctaccaggggcgctgcccccggaccccgccaagatcgtaaaacgcaatgactaaatcaaaaactcagatcgtaaaattgaaattaaagaatgtcttacatggatcgaagtgatttcttcaacaattgacgaTTTTTGAATgcttgaaacacttatcagcccTCGAATCGAACgtatcgagtgattatcttcaaaatcaccggaaaaaacgagattttgtatgaaattaaactgggttttcttcaaaaaaagctgaagaacacgttgatcgggtgtttgaatcattgattggtgatgaaaatcacactataatatagtgattattgagatagaaagtgaagaaatggttgaagattgtgggttttgaaaatagttggttttgaagttactgggttttgaaaaggaagaagaaatggttggattgactaaagtaccatttttctttattttaaatgttgccacatgtcctaatcctattgcttcctacactttttagccaaaataaacttactATTTGACTTTTTCCGTTATAAAATATCTTAAAATACATACACTAACAACTTTTTCTTATATAACACGAACTTTTTCTTTTATCAAGTTTGTATTTTTATGTATCTActgttataatattaaaataagatTTACCATGAAGATCAAGATCTACCTCTACATTTACCAAGCAAGTGAATGAACTCTTTGTCAAACTTATGGATAGCCTTATCTACTAAATAGTTAATCTTGTCTACCAAATAGTTAACCTTGTCTACCAAATAGTTAATCTTTTTGTAGTATAAATACTAGCTCAAGATAGAAGAAAAAATGCACCTCATGTATACACTTTCATAAGTTATACAattctcttcttctttctcttataATATTTCTAAAGTTCTTAAAGTTTTAGCACTAATCTTGTGTTAATCCTTGTTATAttataacacgttatcagcacgaggcTCTAGTCAAGGAAACGTTCAAGCAATTATAATCAAAGTAAGCATTTGATTAATATATAAACTACAATTGTTATGATAAACTAATACCAGTGCAGATGTATCTTACGATGGATATTCGATCGTTGTTGGACTACAAAAACGTAACATGCCTTTTTATGTATCGTGGGATTGTTTTCCTTTAGGAGACCATGTTATCCAGACACTCCTATCATAAAAACAATTAAGCCCCAtacttaaaaaaatgaaaaataaagtaAAGAGACTGAAAGACTTGATAGCACTTGTATTTATTTATGCATCTAACTTTTATTTATACGCACATACTAACATTTAATTTAGAGTTTACATTCATGTATACTAACATTTTTTTCTTATTATACATCCTAATTTTATATCTTATAAAATAACATTTATGTAATacatcatttattataaatatatatatatatatatgtatgtatataaccgTTATATAACGGCTATAAAACGGTAATATAACCGTTGCAAAACGGTTATAATTTACCGCTATAAATTACCAATTATCAATCTCATTTTTTCACAACAAACAGTTTTCTTTTCAAGGCtattcaagaaaaaaaaatcgAAGATGATTCACCCAGTTTTAATATTGGCCGGCATAATATTAATATTGTTACCGACCTTAATGTATGAGCTTCCACCTCATCTTTTTAGTACTTATGTATTCATTTATTTGTTTATAGGTGTACCTTTGTATGTTATCTCATTTTTAATGAGTATTTAGATTTTAATATTTATCTTATTTATGTTTAGCAACAAAAATGGCAAACATCGCAAAAATTGAATTCCCGGCTCTTAATATCACCGGAGAAAATTATATGCCGTGGACGGCACATGTTAAGCGACATCTAAAGTCAATGGGTGTTTTGGAAACGATAACGGAGTGGAACGAATGTAGCGATCGAGACAAGGCAAAAGCCGATGTCTTCCTCCATAAACACATTGATGAAATGTTGCAATTTGAATATTCAAATTTTGAGGATCCATACGTTTTGTGGGAAGATTTAAAAAGCAGATTTGATAATCAAAGGGAAGTTTTACTTCCCACTGCTAGAGATGAATGGAACAATCTCAGGTTCCAAGATTTTAAAAAGGTGAATGAATACACCTCTGCTTTGTACAGGATATGCTCAACGCTCCGATTCTGTGGGCAAACTGTTACGGAGGAAGATATGTTGGAGAAAACTTTCTCCACATTTCATGCATCAAATATAAACTTGCAACAACAATATCGGTTGCAAAAGTTTCAAAGATATTCTGATCTAAATTCATTTCTCCTCATAGCAGAGAAAAACAATGAACTACTAATGAAAAATCATCAAGCTCGTCCCACTGGATCATTAGCCATTCCAAAAGCAAATGCTGTTATTAATGATGATACTAAAAACTCTGGAAGAAAATGGGGACGAGGCCATGGCCGTGGCCATTTTGGTAAAGGTAATGGTCGAAATATTCCTTCAAAAGAAATAATAATTTCCGAGGTAATACCCATGGTCGTGGACGTGGTCGCGGTCGTGGTCGTGGTCGAAATCAAAGAACCCCCAATTACCACACTCCACAAAATACCAATCCCAACCAGTATAACAAAAGGAATGAAGCTGGTAGGTCCGAAAACAATGGCACTTCTTGTTTCAGATGTGGAAGTGCAAACCATTGGTCAAAGGCTTGTCGTACACCTTCACATTTATGTGAACTTTACCAAGCCTCtctcaaaagaaaagaaaaggagatgaaccatgtggataattttaatgataTCAACGTCGAAATGAATGTCGCCGACTTTAACAATAACATGGAACTCTGAAACGAATGTTGATAAAGCATAATGATTATATGCAACAATTATGTAATTTCCTCTATTATAAGTATCTTTATTATGTTTCTGTAGTCTTTCTTTTCATGTAACGTTTTCAACTAATAAATAAACTTCTTATTATAATTCACAATGTCTTCGTTATACACTTATTAttatttcattttatatttttcaagATTAAAATGAATACCACTGGAGCACAAGAGCAGACAAATGATGCAGATATATGTATAGCGGATAGTGAAGCCACACACACTATACTTAAATCTAAGAAATATTTTTATGAGTTGAAACCAACAAAAGGAACCATTGATACAATATCAGGTCCTACAAACTTGATAGAAGGAGTGGGAAAAGCTAATTTAATATTACCAAATGGTACAAAGCTCTTAATAGAGAATGCTTTATTTTCCCCAAAATCAACAAGAAACTTGTTGAGTTTCAAAAACATATATCATAACGGATATGATACTCAGTCAAGGACTGTTGATAATAAGAAATATTTACACATCATGAGCAAAGACCATATATTGGAAAAACTGCCAATGCTCCACTCTGGTTTGCATTATACACACATTAATGTGCCTCAAGCACATATGGCAGTAAAGGAAAGTTCTTGTGATCCTGAGACATTTAACTTATGGCATGACAGACTAGGCCATCCAGGATCTACAATGATGAAAAGAATTATTGAAAACACACATGGTCATCCATTGAAATATCAAAAGATCCCCCAATCAGATAAAATGCCTCTATGTACCTCTTGTTCACTTGGAAAGCTAATTACAAGGCCTTCATCCTTAAAAGTTGACAAGGAATTACCAATGTTTCTTGAAAGAATTCAAGGTGATATATGTGGACCAATTCATCCACCATGTGGACCGTTTAGATATTTCATGGTCTTGATAGACGCATCCAGCAGATGGTCTCATGTCTCTTTATTATCAACTCGTAATATTGCCTTTGCAAAATTTCTTGCTCAAATTATCAAACTACGAGCACATTTCCCTGATTACACTGTTAAAAGGGTGAGACTTGATAATGCTGGTGaatttacatcacatgcttttAATGATTATTGCATGTCTGTGGGAATTGTTGTCGAACACCCTGTTGCTCATGTACACACACAAAATGGCTTAGCTGAATCATTGATCAAACGTTTACAGCTAATTGCTAGACCATTAATAATGAGAACAAAACTTCCTGTGTCAGTTTGGGGTCATGCAATTTTACATGCTGGATCACTGATTCGTGTGAGACCAAGTGCAAATCATAAGTACTCCCCATTACAACTTAGTTCTGGCAATGAGCCAGACATTTCCCACCTTAAAATTTTTGGGTGTGCAGTTTATGTTCCAATTGCACCACCACAACGTACGAAAATGGGACCTCAAAGAAGGTTGGGAATATATGTTGGATATGAAACAGCCTCCATCATACGATATCTTGAACCTTTAACAGGTGACGTATTTAAATCCCGTTTTGATGACTGCCGTTTTAACGAGGCAATGTTCCCAGCATTAGGGGGAGAAAATAAAAAACGAGAAAATGATGTCTCATGGTGTGTGCCTTTATTGTCTCATCTTGATCCAAGAACAAAACAATGTGAGACAGAGGTTCAAAAGATAATACACTTGCAAAATATTGCAAATCAATTGCCTGATGCTTTTACTGATACAAATAGAGTTACTAAATCTCATATACCAGCTGCTAATGCTCCAGCTCGAGTTGAGATCCCAAGTAAGGCAATAGATAATAAGATAGCTCATGAATCTCAAAACGTTTAAAACGTGGAAGACCAATCGGTTCAAAGGATAAGAATCCACGAAAAAGAAAAGCACTTGTAAAAGAAATTGACCACAAAGAGAGTGATCTTGATAAAACAGTAAATACCGAAACCTCTCATGAGAAAGATGTTGATGATACTAACAAAGAGATATCAATCAACTATGGTCATACACATATCATATGGAACCGATATGAAATGGAAAATATTGATGAGATATTTTCTTATTCTATAGCAAGTGACATCATGGGTGGAGATGATGATCCAGAACCAAAATCTGTCAATGATTGTCAAAATAGACATGACTGGGATAAATGGAAAGGCGCTATGCAAGCTGAATTAGATTCACTTAACAAACGAAAAGTTTTTGGGTCTATTGTTGTTACACCTAAGGCTGTAAAGCCTGTAGGGTATAAATGGGTTTTCGTACGAAAACGAAATGAGAAAAACGAGGTTACAAGATATAAAGCAAGACTTGTAGCTCAAGGTTTTTCACAAAGGCCAGGGATTGACTATGAAGAAACATATTCTCCGGTTATGGATGCAATAACCTTTAGATACTTAATCACCTTAGCAGTTTCTAAAAAGTTAGAAATGCGTCTTATGGATGTTGTTACAGCTTACTTGTATGGATCACTTGATAGTGACATCTATATGAAAGTTCCTGAAGGATTTAAACTTCCTGAAGCGTTAAGTTCAAAACCCAAAGAAATGTATTCGATCAAATTACAAAGATCTTTATATGGGTTGAAACAATCTGGAAGGATGTGGTACAATCGTTTGAGCGACTATTTGACAAGTAAAGGTTATACAAATAATCTTATCTGTCCATGTGTCTTTATTAAGAAGACAACATCAGGATATGTGATCATAGCTGTATATGTTGATGACCTAAATATAATTGGGACGCAAAAAGAAATTTATGAAGCAATTATTcttttaaagaaagaatttgaaatgaaagaccttggAAAAACCAAATATTGTCTTGGTTTACAAATTGAACATATGAGCAATGGCATACTTGTGCATCAAACGAATTATACTGAAAAGCTATTGAACGTTTCAATATGGACAAGGCAAATCCTTTAAGCACTCCAATGGTCGTTAGGTCACTTAATGTCGAAAATGATCCATTTCGTCCTTGTGAGGACAACGAAGAAGTTCTCGGTCCAGAAGTACCATACCTCAGTGCAATTGGAGCACTTATGTATCTTACGAATTGTACGAGACCTAACATTTCTTTTGCAGTGAACTTGTTGGCAAGATTTAGTTCAGCTCCTACTAAAAGGCACTGGAATGGGATTAAACATATTTTTCGATATCTTCGAGGCACTGTTGATTTAGGCTTGTTTTATCCTAACGATTCAAAAGAAGGGTTAGTTGGTTATGCAGATGCAGGTTATTTATCTGATCCTCATAAAGCAAAATCTCAAACTGGATATGTATTTGTGAACGGAGGAACTGCGATTTCATGGCGTTCTCAGAAACAAACACTTGTCGCAACATCCTCAAATCATGCTGAAGTCATTGCACTACATGAAGCTTCAAGAGAATGTGTATGGCTAAGATCTATGTCACAACACATAGTGACTTCTTGTGAGCTAGAGAAAGATCGAAGTCCAACTCCTATCCATGAAGATAATGTTGCTTGTGTCTCTCAGATGAAAGAAGGGTATATCAAAAGTGACAGAACAAAACATATACCACCAAGATTCTTTGCATATACTCGAGACCTTATTAAAGACAATCAGGTCGAGATGAGATATGTCCAATCCAGTAACAATTCAGCCGATCTTTTCACAAAAGCACTACCTACAACAACTTTCAGGAAACATGTTCATGACATTGGCATGCGTCATGTACGGAGAATGTGATTCCTTACAAATTGCAAACTTGAGAGGGAGCTATAGACtacactctttttcccttagctaaggTTTTTTCCCACTGGGTTTTTCTTtagcaaggtttttaatgaggcagtacATAAAGACCCCGAAGTTTGCAAAGTGtcatccaagggggagtgttataatattaaaataagatTTACCATGAAGATCAAGATCTACCTCTACATTTACCAAGCAAGTGGATGAACTCTTTGTCAAACTTATGGATAGCCTTATCTACTAAATAGTTAATCTTGTCTACCAAATAGTTAACCTTGTCTACCAAATAGTTAATCTTTTTGTAGTATAAATACTAGCTCAAGATAGAAGAAAAAATGCACCTCATGTATACACTTTCATAAGTTATACAattctcttcttctttctcttataATATTTCTAAAGTTCTTAAAGTTTTAGCACTAATCTTGTGTTAATCCTTGTTATATTATAACATCTACTCCATTTTTGTATGTTTGTAATTTTTCTTTTATCAACTTTGTATTTTTATGTATCTACTCCATTTTTATatgtttgttttatttaaaaaaaatgttaggTGTATATGTTTCAAGACGAACGTTTTCTTTTATCAAGTTTTTAGTTTTATGTATCTACTCCATTTTTGTatgtttgttttatttaaaaaaatgttatGTGTATATGTTTCAAGATATTTATAATGATACAGTAGTTGGGTTAAATTTGCTTATGTATTTTATAGCTATATAAGGTATTTATTTTGTTTCTATACGGAAATTTTATTACATGATAATATTTTGAATAAACAATTCACCTTTACTTAACATGGTTTATTTATTCACTCAAACATGTCATTCCTTACGCCAAATAAACTGATTTTGAAATAATTgtaccaatgttttaaaaatcggTTTTTAACTGATATCAGATTGagctaaaaaatggttcaatcGGTTAAACCGTGTTATACCGGATGGTTCAACCGGGTTACCTAGTTAACTATATATTTTGTACATTAAGTACGAGTATAAAAAAACATCATCAAGCTAATAATTCAATTGTTTTATATACTATTGGGCAGAAGGGTTGTTTTAGTTTCGAACATGGATCCACAACAAATGCACTTTCATCGGCCACTAAGATTAAGCCAGCAACACCCCATCATCTCTAGTTCTCTTCCAACCCGGTATTAACAATTCAGTACCGTCACCATCTCTTACTTAACAAGTAACAACAATTCAAAGAAAAAGATAAGAAAAATTACTgatgaaaatgaaaccggaagcatgatgaagatgaaccacTTAAGATGGATAGAATGTCGTGAATGATGCTTTAGGATTTTGATCGTTTTTACGTCTGTGAGGGAAACCAAAACGGTTTACGGTTAAAGTTGGGGATGGGCCATTAAAAGGTGTAAAAAACCAAAGTTTCAAACCCAAAAAATTACCTtgggccggtaccggtattacggttcaaaccggtataccaggttttaccgccggtacaactCTTATGTCATTTCACTAATTTACCGAGGTGTTTCGTACCATATTTACATCCGAGACCGGTAATACCGgtcggtatttaccggttttaaAACATTGAATTGGACTATTGCAAAGTTTATAAATGTTGATTTTAATATGTTTGGAGTATACATGGAACATTTATACTTGGAGCTTAAACTAAACTCCCATTTCATTATATAAACTATAATCAAGAGATAATTTCCATGAAATAGAAATCAAGAGATTAAACCAATAGACAAAGTATTTTAATACCTGTCGTTTGCTTATATCGGATTTCATTTTATCAAGTTTAGATTTTGTCTTAATATTATGAATGTGTGCTTTTGATTATGACTTCTGATATCGTGAAATGTCAACCCTAGCGATTTTTGTTATAGTGAAATGTAAACCTTAACGTGTTAGGCATTGCTGAATTAACtcaatcatttttttttcttttctgggTAACAGAGATTAGGGCTCGCAATTCTGACATAACACGATACaaacctacacgaagttatcaTGTTTCGTGAGGTTTCGTGTCTAAACAAGTCGGCACGATAAGACCTTAACAagtttcgtgtctaaacaggttaaaacatgttaacctgttaagacccgttaagtacatgttaataattaaaaattaaaaaatattatattttggtGTGGACATGGGGTCATCAGTCGTGGTACCCGAGATGAATTATACGCAAACAAACACAGTTCTTTTTCCACAATCCAATCCCTAATTTTTAAATCTCTCTCACAAACCCCACCATTCCCTATCTGGTACACAACTTCCCTAATtcggtcgtgttcgtgtcttaacaggccGTGTTCGTATCTGACGATGGGGGTAGCCTAAGATCAAATATAAATGGCTTAGTTACGAAAATGCTCATAAGGCAAAATGGTTCAAAGGTTAAAAACCTAGGGAAATGGAACAAAGTAACACGAAACAGTAAGTAGTCATGTCTCTGGACTACTTTACCAACTCGCCAGCCGCAAAAGCAATGCAGGTCCACAGAGCACActctattatccaggggtcaaaaggctttaacccccgaaagggtaagcccctcactgcaagcaaGGTCATTAGTCAAATGCATTCCTCTTTAGGAGGTGTCTTCTCCTATATatttgacacttcatttactgagAAAGACATTCCTGTCCAGTCCTGATTCTCAAGATCTCTGGTCATTCACTTCAAGTACTCGCTTCATGCGAGTTGCTTCCTTTCGTATCCAAcacacacattctgtttgctcCTTCATCCGAATCTTAACACATTTAAGAGGAGGATCCTTagcaaacaacaaaaataaactagtgaacctccttccacgtcttgcaaacgtggggggactccacgacctgcgttaggcaaaattgaacccttcaacccttttgcttAACCGACCCAGCTACTATCCTtagtctattatttgttgcattaacaagttggcgcccaccgtggggctacgccactaTTTTTCTCCAAAAGA comes from the Helianthus annuus cultivar XRQ/B chromosome 4, HanXRQr2.0-SUNRISE, whole genome shotgun sequence genome and includes:
- the LOC118491429 gene encoding secreted RxLR effector protein 161-like, translating into MVVRSLNVENDPFRPCEDNEEVLGPEVPYLSAIGALMYLTNCTRPNISFAVNLLARFSSAPTKRHWNGIKHIFRYLRGTVDLGLFYPNDSKEGLVGYADAGYLSDPHKAKSQTGYVFVNGGTAISWRSQKQTLVATSSNHAEVIALHEASRECVWLRSMSQHIVTSCELEKDRSPTPIHEDNVACVSQMKEGYIKSDRTKHIPPRFFAYTRDLIKDNQVEMRYVQSSNNSADLFTKALPTTTFRKHVHDIGMRHVRRM